A window from Fragaria vesca subsp. vesca linkage group LG5, FraVesHawaii_1.0, whole genome shotgun sequence encodes these proteins:
- the LOC101311381 gene encoding uncharacterized WD repeat-containing protein alr3466-like, which yields MNSTNGSPVREANYSPNVLMGSLVREEGHIYSLAASGDLLYTGSDSKNIRIWKKQNEFSGFKSNSGLVKAIIIANEKIFTGHQDGKIRVWRVSTKNPSMHKRIGTLPTLKNFIKCSMKPSSYVEVRRHSHKVLWIKHFDAISCLSMSEDKMFLYSASWDKTFKVWRASDFKCLESINAHDDAVNALVVGFDGLVFTGSADGTVKIWRRELQGKGTKHFFSQTLLKQECAVTALAVNPEATIVYCGSSDGLVNFWEREKNLQHGGVLRGHKLAVLCLAAAGCLVFSGSADMGICVWRRSEGDHICLSVLTGHTGPVKCLAVEKDHEDTPAETRWIVYSGSLDKSVKMWRVSEQAPPMVPNQKHQHYTSDGYCVPMLSSAPSFASRSSFTSRGGKMGSRRL from the coding sequence ATGAACAGCACTAATGGTTCTCCGGTCAGGGAGGCTAACTACTCCCCCAACGTCCTTATGGGCTCCCTCGTCCGCGAGGAAGGCCATATATATTCTCTTGCCGCCTCCGGTGATTTGCTTTACACGGGCTCGGACAGCAAGAACATCCGCATTTGGAAGAAGCAGAACGAATTCTCGGGCTTCAAGTCCAACTCCGGGTTGGTCAAGGCGATTATAATAGCTAATGAGAAAATATTCACGGGGCATCAAGATGGGAAGATTAGGGTATGGAGAGTGTCGACTAAGAACCCTAGCATGCATAAACGTATAGGAACCCTTCCGACTCTGAAGAACTTCATAAAGTGCTCGATGAAGCCGAGTAGCTACGTTGAGGTGCGACGGCACAGCCACAAGGTTTTGTGGATCAAACATTTCGACGCGATTTCGTGCTTGAGCATGAGCGAGGATAAGATGTTTCTCTACTCGGCGTCGTGGGATAAGACGTTTAAGGTGTGGAGGGCGTCCGATTTCAAGTGCTTGGAGTCCATCAACGCTCACGACGACGCCGTTAACGCGCTAGTGGTGGGGTTTGATGGTTTAGTTTTCACCGGTTCGGCCGACGGAACCGTCAAGATATGGAGGAGAGAGCTACAAGGGAAAGGGACCAAACATTTCTTCTCGCAAACGCTGTTGAAACAGGAATGCGCGGTAACGGCGCTCGCGGTGAACCCGGAAGCGACGATTGTGTATTGTGGATCGTCGGATGGTCTGGTTAATTTCTGGGAGCGGGAAAAGAATCTCCAACACGGCGGCGTTTTGAGAGGTCACAAGTTGGCTGTGCTATGTTTAGCGGCGGCAGGGTGTTTGGTGTTTAGTGGCTCGGCGGACATGGGGATATGCGTGTGGAGACGGTCGGAGGGGGACCATATTTGCTTATCGGTGCTGACAGGGCATACCGGACCGGTCAAGTGTTTAGCGGTGGAGAAGGATCATGAGGATACTCCGGCAGAGACGCGGTGGATTGTGTATTCTGGGAGTTTGGACAAGTCGGTGAAGATGTGGAGGGTTTCGGAGCAAGCGCCGCCTATGGTACCGAACCAGAAGCACCAGCATTACACGTCGGACGGATACTGCGTGCCGATGTTGAGCTCCGCCCCTAGCTTCGCCTCTCGCAGTAGCTTCACCTCTCGCGGTGGAAAAATGGGTTCCAGAAGACTTTAG